From a single Cetobacterium somerae ATCC BAA-474 genomic region:
- a CDS encoding MetQ/NlpA family ABC transporter substrate-binding protein, which produces MKRTFLLLVIVSNFVFGKDVFKIGATPIPAGEILNEVKEDLAKEGLNIEIVEFTDYIVPNLALADGSLDANFFQHKPYLANFMKEKNLDLVPLEDIYVPPLGAYSKKYKSVNDLKVGDKIAIPNDPTNAGRALILLHNNGVIKLSDPKDLMATEFDIVENPKKLKIVSLQAAQLPRSLDDVDLAVINCNYALDAGLSPQEDSLIVEGKESAYGNVVAVRKGDENSREIATLMKVLRSDKVRSFILEKYKGGIIPLF; this is translated from the coding sequence ATGAAAAGAACATTTTTGCTATTAGTTATTGTTTCAAATTTTGTTTTTGGAAAAGATGTGTTTAAAATTGGGGCTACTCCAATACCTGCGGGGGAGATTTTAAATGAGGTAAAGGAGGATTTAGCAAAAGAGGGATTAAATATTGAGATTGTTGAATTTACAGACTACATTGTGCCGAACTTAGCTTTGGCAGATGGATCTTTAGATGCAAACTTTTTTCAACATAAACCATATTTAGCTAATTTTATGAAAGAGAAAAATTTAGATTTGGTTCCTCTAGAGGATATATATGTGCCACCTTTAGGAGCTTATTCTAAGAAATATAAAAGTGTAAATGATTTAAAAGTTGGGGATAAGATAGCTATTCCAAATGATCCAACAAATGCTGGAAGAGCATTGATTTTACTACACAATAATGGAGTAATAAAATTGTCAGATCCTAAAGATCTTATGGCCACAGAGTTTGATATAGTTGAAAATCCTAAAAAGTTAAAGATTGTTTCTCTTCAAGCTGCTCAATTACCAAGATCTTTAGATGATGTGGACTTAGCAGTAATAAATTGTAATTATGCTTTAGATGCAGGATTATCACCTCAGGAAGATTCTTTAATTGTTGAGGGAAAAGAGAGTGCTTATGGAAATGTAGTAGCAGTAAGAAAAGGCGATGAAAATAGTAGAGAAATTGCAACTTTAATGAAAGTTCTAAGGAGTGACAAAGTTAGAAGTTTTATATTAGAGAAGTATAAAGGAGGAATAATTCCTCTATTCTAA
- a CDS encoding aminotransferase class I/II-fold pyridoxal phosphate-dependent enzyme: MNGSKYLAKRFQNKEETTFKSIDESEKNQIINLGIGDLDIHTDKIIINSAFQDALNGHTHYTDPLGDLELREEIIKYHKTEFNNYNVNLDEVIVLSGACHGMYLALQATLNEGDEVIVIAPFFPVYVDQIKEAKGNPVIVHTTIENNYQIIKEDLEKAITNKTKGIIINTPSNPTGVCYSLESLEIVSELAKKYDLLVYADDIYDFYDYSNSFIPIYTLSGMKERTISVCSFSKNFAMTGWRVGYNIAPKAIVDTIRKINEVIVYSASAISQRAALAALKNRKHVKNSVVPLYKERVEYSLNRINNIHGLKAFTPQGGIYIFIDISETNLNSIEYSDYLFEKLKVKVIPGKPFGDDKAVRIACSNSLEVLKEAFDRIEKNSINNMGR, encoded by the coding sequence ATGAATGGATCAAAATATTTGGCTAAGAGATTTCAAAATAAAGAGGAAACAACTTTTAAATCTATTGATGAATCAGAAAAAAATCAAATTATAAATTTAGGAATTGGAGATTTAGATATACATACTGATAAAATCATTATAAATTCAGCTTTTCAAGATGCATTAAATGGTCATACTCACTATACTGATCCTTTAGGAGATTTAGAACTTCGTGAAGAGATTATTAAATATCATAAAACTGAGTTTAATAACTATAATGTTAATCTTGATGAAGTTATTGTTTTATCTGGAGCTTGTCATGGAATGTATTTAGCTTTACAAGCCACACTAAATGAAGGGGATGAGGTTATTGTAATTGCACCATTTTTCCCTGTTTATGTGGACCAAATAAAAGAAGCTAAAGGAAATCCAGTTATTGTTCATACAACTATTGAAAATAACTATCAAATTATCAAAGAGGATTTAGAAAAAGCTATTACAAATAAAACTAAAGGTATTATTATAAACACTCCATCTAATCCTACAGGAGTTTGTTACTCTCTAGAAAGTTTAGAGATTGTTAGTGAATTAGCTAAAAAATATGATCTACTTGTTTATGCTGATGATATCTATGATTTTTATGATTATTCTAATAGTTTTATTCCAATCTATACTTTAAGTGGAATGAAAGAACGAACTATTTCTGTTTGTAGCTTTTCTAAAAATTTTGCTATGACAGGTTGGAGAGTTGGATATAACATTGCACCTAAAGCTATTGTAGATACAATTAGAAAAATAAATGAAGTTATTGTTTACAGTGCATCAGCTATCTCCCAAAGAGCAGCACTTGCAGCTTTAAAAAATAGAAAGCATGTAAAAAATAGTGTTGTTCCTCTATATAAAGAGAGGGTTGAATACAGTTTAAATAGAATTAACAATATCCATGGTTTAAAAGCTTTTACTCCTCAAGGTGGAATATATATTTTCATAGATATTAGTGAGACTAATCTAAACTCTATTGAATATTCAGACTATCTTTTTGAAAAATTAAAAGTTAAAGTTATTCCAGGAAAGCCTTTTGGTGATGATAAAGCAGTTAGAATAGCTTGTTCAAATAGTTTAGAAGTTTTAAAAGAAGCTTTTGATAGAATTGAAAAAAATTCAATAAACAATATGGGAAGGTGA
- a CDS encoding LytR/AlgR family response regulator transcription factor: MLKIAICEDSDIQYKILDKYLRSWALKNNITIHLVHYKSSEEFLFNLNENMDVDIIILDIQMERMNGIELAKKIREKDEEIAIIFVTGVLEHMSKGYSVGAINYLLKPLKEDELFDSLDRAYRKIKQLKEKKESLKVVTDKQIVKIKYSDIKYFVVYSHYVHIELLNKKITYKKRISDLEDELPKTHFLRCHRSYIVNLHFIKSIEKESLTLDDNTIIPISRGKKEKVLEVFMNYFDI; encoded by the coding sequence ATGCTAAAAATAGCTATATGTGAGGATAGTGATATCCAATATAAAATATTGGATAAATATCTTAGGAGTTGGGCATTAAAAAATAATATAACTATACATTTAGTTCATTACAAAAGTTCAGAAGAGTTTTTATTTAACTTAAACGAAAATATGGATGTAGATATTATAATTTTAGATATTCAAATGGAAAGAATGAATGGAATTGAATTAGCTAAAAAAATAAGAGAAAAAGATGAAGAGATTGCAATTATTTTTGTTACAGGGGTATTAGAACATATGTCTAAAGGGTATAGCGTGGGAGCTATAAACTATTTGTTAAAGCCTCTAAAAGAAGATGAATTATTTGATTCACTAGATAGAGCTTATAGAAAAATAAAACAATTAAAAGAAAAAAAAGAATCATTAAAAGTAGTTACAGATAAACAAATAGTAAAAATAAAGTATAGTGATATAAAATATTTTGTAGTATATTCTCATTATGTTCATATAGAACTATTAAATAAAAAAATAACGTATAAAAAAAGAATTAGCGATTTAGAAGATGAGTTACCAAAAACTCATTTTTTAAGATGTCATAGATCATATATAGTAAATTTACATTTTATAAAATCTATAGAAAAGGAATCTTTAACCTTAGATGACAATACGATTATTCCTATAAGTAGAGGTAAAAAAGAAAAAGTATTGGAAGTATTTATGAATTATTTTGATATATAA
- a CDS encoding PTS transporter subunit IIC, whose product MKIKELIFKILNGMSLGIVATLIPSAILGEIAKSLNLVSILNLTKISTSLLPFAIGTGVSYQLSFTPLESICVSVATFIGSGVVSFVNGNIVLTGTGDVVNAGVTAFIASLAIYLFRDKVKGLSMVALPILISTAVGWIGLNLLPYVSKVNGAIGLTVEEVVKMQPLLTGGIIAIIFSILIISPFSTVGIALAVNLGGIAAGAANLGVCAAAFGLALAGLKVNPIGITLVPVLGSAKIQMANFVKNPLIIVPIVINAFTLGVLGALFNIKGTAFSAGFGISGLIGPINALNHLSWNLKNILLVVTLFIILPIVFGYICNFIFINKLVLIKEEDYKVTI is encoded by the coding sequence ATGAAAATAAAAGAGCTAATCTTTAAAATATTAAATGGTATGAGTTTAGGAATAGTTGCTACTCTTATTCCTTCAGCAATTCTTGGGGAGATTGCAAAAAGTTTAAATTTAGTAAGTATATTAAATCTAACAAAAATATCTACAAGTTTACTTCCTTTTGCAATTGGAACTGGAGTTTCATATCAATTAAGTTTCACTCCTTTAGAAAGTATATGTGTTTCTGTTGCTACTTTTATTGGATCAGGTGTTGTATCCTTTGTCAATGGGAATATAGTTTTGACTGGAACTGGTGATGTTGTTAATGCTGGTGTAACAGCATTTATTGCATCTTTAGCTATCTACCTTTTTAGAGATAAAGTGAAGGGATTAAGTATGGTAGCTCTTCCTATCTTAATTTCAACTGCAGTTGGATGGATTGGTTTAAATCTTTTACCTTATGTTAGTAAAGTTAATGGAGCCATCGGCCTTACTGTTGAAGAAGTTGTTAAAATGCAACCTCTTTTAACTGGTGGAATTATAGCTATTATATTTTCTATTCTCATTATTTCACCATTTTCTACTGTTGGAATAGCTCTTGCTGTAAATCTTGGTGGTATAGCTGCTGGCGCTGCAAACCTTGGAGTTTGCGCTGCTGCTTTTGGACTTGCCTTAGCTGGGCTTAAAGTTAATCCTATTGGTATAACTTTAGTTCCTGTTTTAGGTTCTGCTAAAATACAAATGGCTAACTTTGTTAAAAATCCACTTATTATTGTTCCAATAGTCATTAATGCATTTACATTGGGAGTTTTAGGAGCTTTATTTAATATTAAAGGAACTGCTTTTAGTGCTGGTTTTGGAATTAGTGGTTTAATTGGACCAATTAACGCCTTAAATCATCTATCTTGGAATTTAAAAAATATACTTCTTGTAGTTACTTTATTCATTATTTTGCCAATCGTTTTTGGATATATTTGTAATTTTATTTTTATAAATAAGTTAGTTTTAATTAAAGAGGAAGACTATAAAGTAACTATATAG
- a CDS encoding iron-containing alcohol dehydrogenase family protein produces the protein MEKSILTEVYMDSNIWNVLAKEIQNFNNILVIHGEKSLLSIKNEFFKILEDKKFHLVHYGNECCHTIINSTLKNLKNNAYDLIIGIGGGKSIDASKVLMDKLNIPLFTLPTIASTCAAVSYISVMYEENHVFQELYFLKRPPHKTFINLDTLIAAPKKYLWAGIGDTLAKYYEMNLKARGKKLNFNTTMGEKLSHLCKETMLNYGNHALSTTIVDDDFKEVAGVILVTTGIVSNLIDFKYNGAIAHAIFDALTKIKRVEEEHLHGEVVAFGILIQLQLEDNHEQLNTLLKFYKEINLPTTLKEIVIKEEYLEKKEEIINKILNSIAGSEIPLKFTKEEFITILEGNL, from the coding sequence ATGGAAAAATCTATTTTAACAGAAGTTTATATGGACAGTAACATTTGGAATGTTTTAGCTAAAGAGATTCAAAACTTCAACAACATTTTAGTTATTCATGGTGAAAAATCTCTTTTATCAATAAAAAATGAGTTTTTTAAAATTTTAGAAGATAAAAAATTTCACCTAGTTCATTATGGAAATGAGTGTTGTCATACTATTATTAACTCAACTTTGAAAAATTTAAAAAATAATGCCTATGATTTAATAATTGGTATTGGTGGTGGTAAATCTATTGATGCTTCAAAAGTTCTAATGGATAAATTAAACATACCACTTTTTACACTCCCTACTATTGCTTCTACATGCGCTGCTGTTTCATATATTTCAGTTATGTATGAAGAAAACCATGTATTTCAAGAACTATATTTTTTAAAAAGACCTCCTCATAAGACCTTTATAAATTTAGATACTTTAATCGCTGCTCCTAAAAAATATCTATGGGCAGGAATAGGGGATACACTAGCTAAATACTATGAAATGAATTTAAAAGCTCGTGGTAAAAAATTAAATTTCAACACCACTATGGGAGAAAAATTAAGTCACCTTTGTAAAGAGACTATGTTAAATTATGGAAACCATGCTTTGTCTACAACAATAGTTGATGATGATTTCAAAGAAGTAGCCGGAGTCATTCTTGTTACAACTGGTATCGTTTCAAATCTTATTGATTTTAAATATAATGGAGCTATCGCTCATGCTATTTTTGATGCTTTAACTAAAATTAAAAGAGTTGAAGAGGAGCATCTACATGGAGAAGTTGTTGCTTTTGGTATACTTATTCAGTTACAACTTGAAGATAACCATGAACAACTTAATACTCTTTTAAAGTTCTATAAAGAGATTAATCTTCCAACTACTCTTAAAGAGATAGTTATCAAAGAGGAGTATCTTGAAAAAAAAGAGGAGATTATCAATAAAATTTTAAATTCTATAGCTGGTAGTGAGATACCACTTAAGTTTACTAAAGAGGAGTTTATAACTATTTTAGAAGGAAATTTATAA
- a CDS encoding sigma-70 family RNA polymerase sigma factor, with protein MDERDVMLAKSGDEEAMEKVFLKYKGDILRNSKNFFIKGGDIDDLLQEGYIGLMKAVKSFDETREVCFSTFANLCIKRQIITAVKSSNSNRNQKLNTSIIGDKDINLDDLVQYAKPSVNFYSPEDILIGKELVEMLGEFLNNNLTPLEKKVFFYTCKQYKYNEIADMLEEPSKKIDNAIQRVRKKILGYLSEYTRD; from the coding sequence ATGGATGAAAGAGATGTAATGTTGGCAAAAAGTGGTGATGAAGAGGCTATGGAAAAAGTTTTTTTAAAATATAAAGGTGATATTTTAAGAAACAGTAAAAACTTTTTTATAAAAGGCGGAGACATTGATGATCTACTTCAAGAGGGGTATATAGGTCTTATGAAGGCAGTAAAGTCATTTGACGAAACAAGAGAGGTATGTTTTAGTACTTTTGCAAATCTATGTATAAAAAGACAGATTATTACAGCAGTAAAATCGTCAAATTCAAATAGAAATCAAAAGTTAAATACATCAATAATTGGAGATAAAGATATTAATTTAGATGACTTAGTTCAATATGCAAAACCATCTGTAAATTTTTATTCTCCAGAGGATATTCTTATAGGGAAAGAATTAGTAGAGATGTTAGGAGAGTTTTTAAATAATAATTTAACACCTTTAGAAAAAAAAGTATTTTTCTATACTTGTAAACAGTATAAATATAATGAGATTGCAGATATGCTAGAAGAACCTTCTAAAAAAATAGATAATGCAATTCAAAGAGTAAGAAAAAAAATTCTAGGATATTTATCAGAATACACTAGAGATTAA
- a CDS encoding transporter substrate-binding domain-containing protein: MKNILKGIFIALIALIIFSCGEKEEKIQEKKERVFVIGTNAEYPPFEYLENGKVVGLDPDIIEAIFQKLGYQYKWANMEFGGLISALQTGKIDMVIAGMSITPERAKMVHFTSPYLTSKVAFITNKKNPINGMDDLENKKYGAELGTTKENTAKNILGSTVIPFQNNTSALLALKNGQIDGIVLDESVAEEYVKNNSDLLLVGILEGEPKAIALGKNDKDYEKINEALIQLVNDGTIEKLKEKYKVK; encoded by the coding sequence ATGAAAAATATATTAAAAGGAATTTTTATAGCATTAATTGCATTGATTATTTTTAGCTGTGGAGAGAAAGAGGAGAAAATTCAAGAGAAAAAAGAGAGAGTTTTTGTAATTGGAACTAATGCAGAATATCCACCATTTGAATATTTAGAAAATGGAAAAGTTGTAGGATTAGATCCAGATATAATCGAAGCTATATTTCAAAAACTTGGATATCAATATAAGTGGGCTAATATGGAGTTTGGAGGTTTAATATCAGCCCTTCAAACAGGAAAGATAGATATGGTTATAGCTGGTATGAGCATTACTCCAGAAAGAGCTAAGATGGTTCACTTTACATCTCCTTATTTAACTTCAAAGGTAGCATTCATAACAAATAAAAAAAATCCTATAAATGGAATGGATGATTTAGAAAATAAAAAATATGGAGCAGAGTTAGGAACAACAAAAGAAAATACTGCTAAAAATATTTTGGGTTCAACAGTAATACCTTTTCAAAATAATACTTCAGCTTTACTAGCCTTAAAAAATGGTCAAATTGATGGAATTGTTTTGGATGAAAGTGTGGCAGAGGAATATGTTAAAAACAACTCAGATTTACTATTAGTTGGTATTTTAGAAGGAGAACCAAAAGCTATAGCTCTTGGAAAAAATGATAAGGATTACGAGAAAATAAATGAGGCGTTAATTCAATTAGTTAATGATGGGACTATTGAAAAATTAAAAGAAAAATACAAAGTTAAGTAA
- a CDS encoding DUF2250 domain-containing protein — protein sequence MSELEKKIVLTIYKIGPTFISKLANRILENQNEVRESVRALIKNKVLERVENIMVEYKTKEENVVVKHRNHTYYKLTKFGERKAKELDENMEFELREAFKTYNKALQNKLDNNIKEEIIKAIYCVIDFPYSQELNVKAILNERFETLQKEYGHTITLRGEITEIEKEKLLELPNVVII from the coding sequence ATGAGTGAATTAGAAAAAAAAATAGTATTAACAATATATAAAATAGGACCTACATTTATATCAAAATTAGCTAATCGAATACTTGAAAATCAAAATGAAGTTAGAGAAAGTGTTAGAGCTCTAATTAAGAATAAAGTATTAGAGCGAGTTGAAAATATAATGGTTGAGTATAAAACTAAAGAAGAGAATGTAGTTGTTAAGCATAGAAATCATACATACTATAAATTGACAAAATTTGGAGAAAGAAAAGCAAAAGAGTTAGATGAAAATATGGAGTTTGAATTAAGAGAGGCTTTTAAAACGTACAATAAAGCTTTACAAAATAAACTTGATAATAATATTAAAGAGGAAATAATTAAAGCGATATACTGCGTAATAGACTTTCCATATTCTCAAGAGTTAAATGTAAAAGCTATTTTAAATGAACGGTTTGAAACTCTTCAAAAAGAGTATGGTCATACAATAACTTTAAGAGGAGAGATAACAGAGATAGAGAAAGAAAAGTTATTAGAATTACCAAATGTTGTTATAATTTAA
- a CDS encoding GHKL domain-containing protein, whose protein sequence is MENKILDLANNIVNTKAWQHDWSNHLSVLLFLVKSGEYQELENYIENLTKEIKILEKQLLNVDNVILKAIISQKIEVAKNFGIEFILKLDIPEEIKIKNIDLSALINNLLDNSIEANLVIGTYRWIKLEIFKMKENLYITVKNTINCEIKDENGIYKTTKKDGKGIGLKQIDKIVKSYKGSIIRKIENNVFITKILIPF, encoded by the coding sequence ATGGAAAATAAAATATTAGATTTAGCAAATAATATTGTGAATACAAAAGCTTGGCAACATGATTGGAGTAATCATTTATCGGTACTTCTTTTTTTAGTGAAGAGTGGAGAATATCAAGAGCTAGAAAATTATATAGAAAACTTAACAAAAGAGATAAAAATTTTGGAAAAACAACTATTAAATGTTGATAATGTCATTTTAAAAGCAATAATTAGTCAAAAAATAGAAGTTGCTAAAAATTTTGGAATAGAGTTTATCTTAAAATTAGATATTCCAGAAGAGATAAAAATAAAAAATATTGATCTATCAGCTTTAATTAATAATTTATTAGATAATTCTATTGAAGCAAACCTTGTTATAGGGACTTATAGGTGGATTAAATTAGAGATTTTTAAAATGAAAGAGAATTTGTATATAACTGTAAAAAATACTATAAATTGTGAAATAAAAGATGAAAATGGAATATACAAAACAACAAAAAAAGATGGAAAAGGAATTGGATTAAAACAAATAGATAAAATTGTAAAATCCTATAAAGGAAGTATAATAAGAAAAATTGAGAATAATGTATTTATAACTAAAATATTGATACCATTTTAA
- a CDS encoding MipA/OmpV family protein, producing the protein MKKIIFGILAMTLSTMALAENRYGVGAGVGVSNSIYKGAEDKAYPVPLLDVNYGNFYIKGITPGYFFFKGEDLSLSVFVDPMAGFPIKAKDMGHGYTNIDDRDFQAMVGLRADLNTGVAGIRTGASVQFGEHGSEAKLSAFRPYNINNKFTLVPGVYVKGFSGDYTDYYFGVTSDEVNRSSTDKLTREYKADTAYSIGANLSAEYKYNEKVSFIGILGVEKFSSEITDSPIVNDDPLFIASIGAKYFF; encoded by the coding sequence ATGAAAAAAATTATTTTTGGAATTTTAGCCATGACTTTGTCTACTATGGCTTTGGCAGAGAATAGATATGGCGTGGGAGCTGGGGTTGGAGTTTCTAATAGTATCTATAAGGGAGCTGAAGATAAAGCTTATCCTGTACCGCTTTTAGATGTTAACTATGGTAACTTCTATATTAAAGGAATTACTCCTGGATACTTCTTCTTTAAAGGTGAAGATCTATCTCTATCTGTATTTGTTGATCCTATGGCTGGTTTCCCTATTAAAGCTAAAGATATGGGACATGGTTATACTAATATTGATGACAGAGACTTCCAAGCTATGGTTGGATTAAGAGCTGACCTAAATACAGGAGTTGCTGGAATTAGAACTGGAGCTTCTGTTCAATTTGGTGAGCATGGTTCTGAAGCAAAATTAAGTGCTTTTAGACCTTACAATATTAATAATAAATTTACTTTAGTTCCGGGAGTTTATGTTAAAGGATTCTCTGGAGATTACACAGATTACTATTTTGGTGTAACATCAGACGAAGTTAATAGATCATCAACTGATAAATTAACTAGAGAATACAAAGCTGATACTGCATATTCAATTGGAGCAAATTTATCAGCTGAATATAAATATAATGAAAAGGTATCTTTCATAGGAATTTTAGGAGTAGAGAAATTCTCTAGTGAGATTACAGATTCTCCTATTGTTAATGATGATCCTCTATTTATTGCAAGTATTGGGGCAAAATACTTCTTCTAA
- a CDS encoding DedA family protein, with protein sequence MEELIKQASEFFMSLGYFGIFIMMFLESSFIPFPSEVALLPAGYLIGTKEMSFIPVLLAGTLGSLGGAGLNYFLGRTLGRNLLLKYGKYLFLDENRLAQMENLFDKRGELIVFLGRFIPVVRQYISFPPGILEMNIYKFSIFTGLGAGIYVAFMVSVGTLYKDYEHIINTYIVRYKYLVALLALVYVGYKILKMRRNKKD encoded by the coding sequence GTGGAAGAGTTAATAAAACAAGCTAGTGAGTTTTTTATGAGTTTAGGTTATTTTGGAATTTTTATAATGATGTTTTTAGAATCTTCATTTATACCTTTTCCTTCAGAAGTTGCACTACTTCCAGCAGGATATTTGATAGGAACTAAAGAGATGAGTTTTATACCAGTACTATTAGCAGGAACTTTAGGAAGTTTGGGTGGAGCAGGTTTAAACTATTTTCTTGGAAGAACTTTGGGAAGAAATCTTCTTTTAAAATATGGAAAATATCTTTTTTTAGATGAAAATAGGTTGGCTCAAATGGAAAATTTATTTGATAAGAGAGGAGAACTAATAGTATTTTTAGGAAGATTTATACCAGTAGTAAGACAGTATATATCTTTTCCTCCTGGAATCTTAGAGATGAATATATATAAGTTCAGTATTTTTACAGGACTTGGAGCAGGAATATACGTTGCATTTATGGTAAGTGTAGGAACATTATATAAAGACTATGAGCATATTATAAATACATATATAGTTAGATATAAATATTTAGTTGCACTATTAGCATTAGTTTATGTAGGTTATAAAATTTTAAAAATGAGAAGAAATAAAAAAGACTAA